One stretch of Cedecea neteri DNA includes these proteins:
- a CDS encoding ComEC family protein, with protein sequence MFSIPTVAGAVLFSSLPLLWLPVIPERDGILLLLAIALGLAGMFGRLRWVRYLVLYLLLLSWSLLAARQMLDVFADFGQKPLTAQVRITRSDGEKRHEIQIVKLDQRYLFPAPGVVLRNSNLPESACEGQIWQMTLRLRPVHSQLNEGGFNGQRYALSQLLPFNGSVLKANLLSERCNLRGKWLQRAKNATAHLPWQGVIIALGFGERIDVSDDVKKIMRYTGTAHLMAISGLHIALAGGIGWLFARALQFCLPTFLIGYRFPLLMSFSIALFYTWLSGMNPPAVRTLVGMGIWLVLRLSGRKWSSWEVLLCCVAGIVFSEPLAILAESFWLSALAVCGLIFWYQWVPLPRMAINRWLRPFVDLLYLQTGVTLLLIPLQVVLFHGVSLTSLAANLFAVPLITFVSVPLILAGMVFGELPGIGEWIWSLADKSLAGVFALLVGLPQGWREVDRRYQFLAFIAWWAVMVWRTGVWRSSSVTVATVLLLMTFPFWRKNDANSWAVHMLDVGHGLAVVIEREGKALLYDTGNAWPGGDAARAVIIPWLKWRNLQPEQVIVSHEHLDHIGGLKSLQQQWPALSIRSPLRWKGHERCFRPQQWQWQGIQFDVLWPPEGYEGTGNYRSCVVKVSLGGFSLLLTGDIEASAELAMLRKRWQTLKADILQVPHHGSRTSSSGPLLRAVSGRMALASTSRYNAWRLPSPKIIDLYRKYGYQWHDTAQSGQLTIEIKGDKWQISGFREQILRRWYHQWFGVTRDNG encoded by the coding sequence GTGTTTTCAATACCCACGGTTGCCGGCGCCGTTCTGTTTAGTTCTCTTCCTCTGCTATGGCTACCGGTTATCCCGGAAAGAGATGGCATTCTTCTGCTTCTGGCTATTGCTCTGGGGTTGGCCGGAATGTTTGGTCGCCTGCGCTGGGTACGTTATCTGGTGCTGTACCTTCTATTACTGAGCTGGAGCCTTCTGGCCGCGAGGCAAATGCTGGACGTGTTTGCTGATTTTGGGCAAAAACCGCTGACTGCCCAGGTGAGAATTACGCGCAGCGATGGTGAAAAACGGCATGAGATACAGATAGTGAAGCTGGACCAGCGCTATCTGTTTCCTGCGCCTGGCGTGGTATTAAGAAATAGCAATCTGCCTGAGTCCGCCTGCGAAGGGCAGATCTGGCAGATGACGCTAAGGCTTCGCCCGGTTCATTCGCAGCTTAACGAGGGTGGTTTTAATGGTCAGCGTTACGCGCTTTCACAGCTTCTGCCGTTTAACGGCAGCGTGCTGAAGGCCAACCTCTTATCCGAACGCTGTAATCTTCGCGGGAAATGGCTACAGCGAGCCAAAAACGCCACTGCGCATCTGCCATGGCAGGGCGTCATTATTGCCCTGGGGTTTGGTGAGCGGATAGACGTTAGCGATGATGTCAAAAAAATTATGCGTTACACCGGCACCGCGCATCTCATGGCAATTTCTGGCTTGCACATTGCGTTAGCCGGGGGCATTGGCTGGCTGTTTGCGCGGGCGCTACAGTTTTGCCTACCGACCTTCCTGATCGGCTATCGTTTTCCCCTGTTAATGAGCTTTAGCATCGCGCTATTTTATACCTGGCTGTCGGGCATGAATCCTCCTGCCGTAAGAACCCTGGTCGGTATGGGGATCTGGCTGGTGCTACGTCTTAGCGGCAGAAAGTGGTCCTCGTGGGAAGTCCTGCTTTGCTGTGTGGCCGGCATTGTGTTTAGTGAACCGCTGGCTATTTTGGCGGAGAGTTTTTGGCTGTCTGCTCTTGCGGTCTGCGGGCTTATCTTTTGGTATCAGTGGGTGCCGCTGCCGCGTATGGCCATCAATCGCTGGCTTCGGCCTTTTGTCGATCTGCTTTACCTACAAACGGGCGTCACGTTACTGCTTATTCCACTTCAGGTGGTTTTATTTCACGGCGTAAGCCTGACCTCGCTGGCAGCCAATCTCTTCGCCGTGCCTTTGATTACGTTCGTTAGCGTTCCTTTGATACTGGCTGGAATGGTATTTGGGGAGTTACCGGGGATTGGCGAGTGGATTTGGTCTCTGGCGGATAAATCGCTGGCAGGCGTATTTGCACTTTTGGTCGGTTTACCTCAAGGCTGGAGGGAGGTGGATCGCCGCTATCAATTTTTGGCGTTCATTGCCTGGTGGGCCGTGATGGTGTGGCGGACAGGCGTTTGGCGAAGTTCTTCTGTAACGGTGGCAACGGTGCTGCTTTTAATGACGTTTCCTTTTTGGCGTAAAAACGATGCCAATAGCTGGGCCGTTCATATGCTTGATGTCGGGCATGGACTCGCGGTTGTTATCGAACGAGAAGGGAAGGCATTACTTTACGACACGGGAAATGCATGGCCAGGCGGTGATGCGGCAAGAGCCGTGATTATTCCGTGGTTAAAATGGCGTAACCTGCAGCCTGAGCAGGTGATTGTCAGCCACGAACATCTTGACCATATTGGCGGACTAAAAAGCCTTCAGCAGCAGTGGCCGGCGCTAAGTATTCGTAGCCCTTTGCGCTGGAAAGGGCATGAACGCTGCTTTCGCCCCCAACAATGGCAGTGGCAGGGGATTCAGTTCGATGTTCTGTGGCCACCGGAAGGGTATGAGGGAACCGGAAATTATCGCTCCTGCGTAGTGAAGGTCAGCCTGGGTGGCTTTAGCCTGTTGCTGACGGGAGATATAGAGGCAAGTGCAGAATTGGCTATGCTAAGAAAGCGCTGGCAAACGTTAAAAGCCGATATTTTGCAGGTTCCTCATCACGGAAGCCGAACATCATCCAGCGGGCCGCTGCTCCGGGCGGTGTCCGGTCGCATGGCGCTGGCTTCAACTTCGCGCTATAACGCCTGGAGGTTACCGTCGCCAAAGATAATCGATCTCTACCGAAAATACGGTTATCAATGGCACGACACCGCGCAGTCAGGGCAGCTGACAATTGAAATAAAGGGTGATAAATGGCAAATCTCTGGCTTTAGAGAACAAATATTGCGCCGTTGGTATCATCAGTGGTTTGGCGTCACCCGTGATAATGGGTAG
- the cmk gene encoding (d)CMP kinase, translating into MTASAPVITIDGPSGAGKGTLCKAMAEALQWHLLDSGAIYRVLALAALHHHVDVASEDALVPLAAHLDVRFVSTDGNLEVILEGEDVSGEIRTQEVANAASQVAAFPRVREALLRRQRAFREAPGLIADGRDMGTVVFPDAPVKIFLDASSEERAHRRMLQLQEKGFSVNFDRLLAEIKERDDRDRNRSVAPLVPAADALVLDSTSMSIEQVIEKALQYARQKLAVA; encoded by the coding sequence ATGACGGCATCCGCCCCGGTAATAACGATTGATGGCCCAAGTGGCGCCGGTAAAGGCACGCTTTGTAAGGCGATGGCCGAAGCGTTGCAGTGGCATCTGCTGGACTCTGGTGCGATTTATCGCGTCCTGGCGCTGGCCGCGCTGCATCACCATGTTGATGTCGCTTCCGAAGATGCGCTGGTTCCTCTTGCTGCACATCTGGACGTTCGTTTTGTCTCCACCGACGGCAATCTGGAAGTGATCCTTGAAGGGGAAGATGTGAGCGGTGAAATCCGCACTCAGGAAGTGGCAAACGCCGCCTCTCAGGTCGCCGCGTTCCCGCGTGTCCGCGAAGCTCTGCTGCGCCGCCAGCGCGCTTTCCGCGAAGCGCCGGGCCTGATTGCCGATGGCCGTGATATGGGCACCGTGGTGTTCCCGGATGCGCCAGTGAAAATTTTCCTTGATGCTTCCTCCGAAGAGCGTGCCCACAGGCGCATGCTACAGTTGCAGGAGAAGGGCTTTAGTGTTAACTTTGACCGCCTTTTGGCCGAGATAAAGGAACGCGACGATCGCGACCGCAATCGCTCTGTAGCGCCGCTGGTACCCGCTGCCGATGCTTTAGTACTGGATTCCACCAGTATGAGTATTGAGCAAGTGATTGAAAAAGCGCTACAATACGCCCGCCAAAAGCTGGCTGTTGCCTGA
- the ihfB gene encoding integration host factor subunit beta yields the protein MTKSELIERLATQQSHIPAKAVEDAVKEMLEHMASTLAEGERIEIRGFGSFSLHYRAPRTGRNPKTGDKVDLEGKYVPHFKPGKELRDRANIYG from the coding sequence ATGACCAAGTCAGAATTGATCGAAAGACTTGCAACCCAGCAATCTCACATCCCTGCAAAAGCGGTAGAAGATGCGGTGAAAGAAATGCTGGAGCATATGGCCTCTACGCTCGCCGAGGGTGAACGTATTGAAATCCGGGGTTTCGGCAGTTTCTCCTTACACTATCGCGCTCCTCGCACCGGACGTAACCCAAAAACCGGCGACAAAGTGGATCTGGAAGGTAAATACGTTCCGCACTTTAAGCCAGGTAAAGAGTTGCGTGACCGCGCCAATATTTATGGCTAA
- the aroA gene encoding 3-phosphoshikimate 1-carboxyvinyltransferase, producing the protein MESLTLQPIALVDGTINLPGSKSVSNRALLLAALAKGTTVLTNLLDSDDVRHMLNALKALGVSYTLSADRTRCEVTGVAGPLQAEGELELFLGNAGTAMRPLAAALCLGSNNIVLTGEPRMKERPIGHLVDAVRQGGAEIDYLEQENYPPLRLRGGFNGGKVEVDGSVSSQFLTALLMTAPLAPNDTEITIKGELVSKPYIDITLHLMKTFGVEVENRDYRSFVIRGAQEYQSPGAYLVEGDASSASYFLAAGAVKGGVVKVTGIGRNSVQGDIRFADVLEKMGAKVTWGDDFISCERGELNAIDMDMNHIPDAAMTIATAALFAKGTTTLRNIYNWRVKETDRLSAMATELRKVGAEVEEGEDYITVTPPAKLTFAEIGTYNDHRMAMCFSLVALSDTPVTILDPGCTAKTFPDYFEQLARISTPA; encoded by the coding sequence CTGGAATCCCTGACGTTACAACCCATCGCGCTGGTCGACGGCACCATTAATCTGCCTGGTTCAAAAAGCGTTTCTAACCGTGCTCTGCTGTTGGCCGCGCTGGCCAAAGGGACGACGGTGCTGACCAATCTGCTGGATAGCGATGATGTCCGCCATATGCTTAACGCGCTGAAAGCGCTGGGCGTTAGCTATACGCTTTCGGCGGATCGCACCCGTTGTGAAGTCACCGGCGTGGCTGGGCCTTTGCAGGCAGAAGGCGAGCTTGAGCTCTTTTTAGGCAATGCGGGTACGGCAATGCGTCCTCTGGCCGCAGCGCTGTGCCTCGGCAGCAATAACATTGTGCTGACCGGCGAGCCGCGCATGAAAGAGCGTCCGATTGGTCACCTTGTTGATGCGGTGCGTCAGGGCGGGGCGGAGATTGATTATCTCGAGCAAGAGAATTACCCGCCGCTGCGCCTGCGTGGGGGCTTCAACGGCGGCAAGGTTGAGGTCGACGGCAGCGTGTCCAGCCAGTTCCTGACCGCGCTGCTGATGACGGCTCCTCTGGCGCCAAACGACACCGAAATCACTATTAAAGGCGAGCTGGTATCTAAACCTTATATTGATATCACGCTGCACCTGATGAAAACCTTTGGCGTCGAGGTGGAAAACCGCGATTACCGCAGCTTTGTCATCCGTGGTGCGCAGGAATATCAGTCGCCGGGAGCTTACCTGGTTGAAGGCGATGCCTCATCTGCCTCTTACTTCCTGGCCGCAGGTGCGGTTAAAGGCGGCGTGGTGAAGGTGACCGGCATTGGCCGTAACAGCGTTCAGGGCGATATCCGTTTTGCCGACGTACTGGAAAAGATGGGGGCGAAAGTGACCTGGGGCGATGACTTCATTAGCTGCGAGCGCGGCGAGCTGAACGCCATCGATATGGACATGAACCATATCCCTGATGCGGCAATGACTATTGCGACAGCGGCGCTGTTTGCTAAGGGCACGACCACGTTACGTAATATCTATAACTGGCGAGTAAAAGAGACCGATCGTCTTAGCGCGATGGCTACTGAACTACGAAAAGTGGGCGCAGAAGTCGAAGAGGGTGAGGATTATATTACCGTTACGCCTCCGGCTAAGCTGACGTTTGCTGAGATAGGTACCTATAACGATCACCGTATGGCGATGTGTTTCTCGCTGGTGGCTCTGTCCGATACGCCGGTGACTATCCTTGATCCTGGCTGTACGGCAAAAACTTTCCCTGACTACTTCGAGCAGCTGGCGCGTATCAGTACTCCGGCATAA
- the focA gene encoding formate transporter FocA gives MKADNPFDLVLPPAMAKIAEDAGVYKATKQPLTTFYLAITAGVFISIAFVFYITATTGTSTIPFGIAKLIGGTCFSLGLILCVICGADLFTSTVLIVVAKASGRITWCQLLRNWANVYIGNLVGALLFVLLIWLSGMYMTANGAWGLNVLQTADHKMHHTFVEAVCLGILANLMVCLAVWMSYSGRSLMDKMFAMILPVAMFVACGFEHSIANMFMIPMAIVVRDFASPEFWTAVGSSPESFSHLTVLNFITDNLIPVTIGNIIGGGLLVGLTYWVIYLRGGDKH, from the coding sequence GTGAAAGCTGACAACCCTTTTGATCTAGTACTCCCACCAGCGATGGCAAAAATTGCCGAAGATGCTGGCGTCTATAAAGCAACAAAACAGCCGCTAACGACCTTTTACTTAGCGATTACCGCAGGCGTCTTCATTTCGATTGCCTTCGTGTTCTACATCACCGCCACAACGGGCACATCCACTATTCCCTTCGGGATTGCCAAACTGATTGGCGGCACATGCTTCTCACTGGGTTTAATTCTTTGCGTTATCTGCGGTGCAGACCTCTTTACCTCCACCGTGCTGATCGTCGTAGCCAAAGCCAGCGGCCGCATCACCTGGTGCCAGCTGCTGCGTAACTGGGCTAATGTTTATATTGGTAACCTGGTCGGAGCCCTGCTCTTTGTGCTTCTTATCTGGCTGTCCGGCATGTATATGACAGCCAACGGCGCCTGGGGCCTTAACGTCCTGCAGACCGCTGACCATAAAATGCATCACACGTTTGTTGAGGCCGTCTGCCTCGGCATTCTGGCGAACCTGATGGTGTGTCTCGCCGTCTGGATGAGCTACTCCGGCCGCAGCCTGATGGACAAGATGTTTGCTATGATCCTTCCGGTTGCCATGTTTGTTGCCTGCGGCTTTGAGCACAGCATCGCAAACATGTTCATGATCCCGATGGCTATCGTGGTTCGTGACTTTGCCAGCCCGGAATTCTGGACCGCCGTAGGGTCCTCTCCGGAAAGTTTCTCGCATCTGACCGTGCTGAACTTCATTACCGATAACCTGATTCCAGTCACCATCGGAAACATTATCGGAGGAGGTTTACTGGTTGGGTTGACATACTGGGTAATTTATCTGCGCGGTGGCGATAAACACTAA
- the rpsA gene encoding 30S ribosomal protein S1, translating to MTESFAQLFEESLKTIETRPGSIVRGVVVAIDKDVVLVDAGLKSESAIPAEQFKNAAGELEIQVGDEVDVALDAVEDGFGETLLSREKAKRHEAWITLEKAYEEAETVVGVINGKVKGGFTVELNGIRAFLPGSLVDVRPVRDTLHLEGKELEFKVIKLDQKRNNVVVSRRAVIESENSAERDQLLENLQEGMEVKGIVKNLTDYGAFVDLGGVDGLLHITDMAWKRVKHPSEIVNVGDEITVKVLKFDRERTRVSLGLKQLGEDPWVAIAKRYPEGTKLTGRVTNLTDYGCFVEIEEGVEGLVHVSEMDWTNKNIHPSKVVNVGDVVEVMVLDIDEERRRISLGLKQCKNNPWQQFAETHNKGDRVEGKIKSITDFGIFIGLDGGIDGLVHLSDISWNVAGEEAVREYKKGDEIAAVVLQVDAERERISLGVKQLAEDPFNNYVALNKKGTIVTGKVTAVDAKGATVELADGVEGYLRASEASRDRVEDATLVLNVGDDVEAKFTGVDRKNRVVSLSVRAKDEADEKDAIATVNNKQEESNFSNAMAEAFKAAKGE from the coding sequence ATGACTGAATCTTTTGCTCAACTATTTGAAGAATCCCTTAAAACAATCGAAACCCGTCCGGGTTCCATCGTTCGTGGTGTTGTTGTTGCTATCGACAAAGACGTCGTTCTGGTTGATGCGGGCCTGAAATCTGAATCTGCAATCCCTGCAGAGCAGTTCAAAAACGCAGCCGGCGAACTGGAAATTCAGGTTGGCGACGAAGTTGACGTTGCACTGGACGCAGTAGAAGACGGCTTCGGTGAAACCCTGCTGTCCCGTGAGAAAGCTAAACGTCACGAAGCTTGGATCACGCTGGAAAAAGCTTACGAAGAAGCTGAAACTGTGGTCGGTGTTATTAACGGCAAAGTTAAAGGTGGCTTCACTGTTGAGCTGAACGGTATTCGTGCGTTCCTGCCAGGTTCCCTGGTTGACGTGCGTCCAGTTCGCGACACGCTGCACCTGGAAGGCAAAGAGCTTGAGTTCAAAGTTATCAAGCTTGACCAGAAGCGCAACAACGTTGTTGTTTCCCGTCGTGCGGTAATCGAGTCTGAGAACAGCGCAGAGCGCGATCAGCTGCTTGAAAACCTGCAAGAAGGCATGGAAGTTAAAGGTATCGTTAAGAACCTCACTGACTACGGCGCATTCGTTGACCTGGGTGGCGTTGATGGCCTGCTGCACATCACCGATATGGCATGGAAACGCGTTAAGCATCCAAGCGAAATCGTGAATGTTGGCGACGAAATCACCGTTAAAGTGCTGAAGTTCGACCGCGAGCGTACTCGTGTTTCCCTCGGCCTGAAACAGCTGGGCGAAGATCCATGGGTCGCTATCGCTAAGCGTTATCCAGAAGGTACCAAACTGACTGGTCGCGTGACCAACCTGACCGACTACGGCTGCTTCGTTGAAATCGAAGAAGGCGTTGAAGGCCTGGTTCACGTTTCCGAAATGGATTGGACCAACAAAAACATCCACCCATCCAAAGTTGTTAACGTTGGTGATGTAGTGGAAGTTATGGTTCTGGATATCGACGAAGAACGTCGTCGTATCTCCCTGGGTCTGAAGCAGTGCAAAAACAACCCATGGCAGCAGTTCGCTGAGACCCACAACAAAGGCGATCGCGTTGAAGGTAAAATCAAGTCTATCACTGACTTCGGTATCTTCATCGGCCTGGACGGCGGCATCGACGGCCTGGTTCACCTGTCTGACATCTCCTGGAACGTTGCAGGCGAAGAAGCAGTTCGTGAATACAAAAAAGGCGACGAAATTGCAGCCGTTGTTCTGCAGGTTGACGCAGAGCGTGAGCGTATCTCCCTGGGCGTTAAACAGCTCGCAGAAGATCCGTTCAACAACTACGTTGCGCTGAACAAGAAAGGCACTATCGTTACTGGTAAAGTAACGGCAGTTGACGCGAAAGGTGCTACAGTTGAATTAGCAGACGGCGTAGAAGGCTACCTGCGTGCTTCTGAAGCTTCCCGTGACCGCGTTGAAGATGCAACTCTGGTTCTGAACGTTGGCGACGATGTTGAAGCTAAATTCACCGGCGTTGATCGTAAAAACCGTGTAGTGAGCCTGTCTGTTCGTGCTAAAGACGAAGCTGACGAGAAAGATGCAATCGCGACTGTTAACAACAAACAGGAAGAAAGCAACTTCTCTAACGCAATGGCTGAAGCATTCAAAGCAGCTAAAGGCGAGTAA
- the serC gene encoding 3-phosphoserine/phosphohydroxythreonine transaminase, translating to MTQVYNFSSGPAMLPAEVLRRAQQELCDWHGLGTSVMEISHRGKEFIQVAEEAEKDFRDLLQIPSNYKVLFCHGGGRGQFAGVPLNILGDKTSADYIDGGYWANSAIKEAKKYCQPVAHDVKITVDGKRAIKPMSEWQVSDNSAFLHYCPNETIDGISIDETPDFGDTVVAADFSSTILSRPIDVSRFGVIYAGAQKNIGPAGLTLVVVREDLLGKAHKACPSIIDYTVLNDNDSMFNTPPTFAWYLAGLVFKWLKEQGGVAAMDRINQAKAELLYGVIDNSDFYRNDVAASNRSRMNVPFQLADSALDKVFLEESFAAGLHSLKGHRVVGGMRASIYNAMPLDGVKALTDFMVEFERRHG from the coding sequence ATGACACAGGTATACAATTTTAGTTCTGGTCCGGCAATGTTACCGGCTGAAGTACTTCGTCGTGCACAACAGGAGCTGTGCGACTGGCACGGTCTGGGCACTTCCGTAATGGAAATTAGCCACCGTGGCAAAGAGTTTATTCAGGTCGCGGAAGAGGCGGAAAAAGATTTTCGCGATCTGCTGCAAATCCCCTCCAACTATAAAGTTTTATTCTGCCACGGCGGCGGCCGCGGTCAGTTTGCTGGCGTACCGTTGAATATCCTCGGGGACAAAACCAGCGCGGATTACATCGACGGCGGCTACTGGGCGAACAGCGCGATAAAAGAAGCGAAAAAATACTGTCAGCCTGTTGCTCACGACGTGAAAATCACCGTGGACGGCAAGCGCGCCATCAAGCCGATGAGCGAGTGGCAGGTTTCTGACAACAGCGCGTTTCTGCACTATTGCCCGAATGAGACCATCGACGGCATCTCCATCGACGAAACGCCTGATTTTGGCGATACCGTAGTTGCCGCTGACTTCTCTTCCACCATTCTTTCTCGTCCTATCGACGTTAGCCGCTTCGGCGTGATTTATGCCGGTGCGCAGAAAAACATTGGTCCGGCTGGCCTGACGCTGGTTGTGGTGCGTGAAGACCTGCTGGGTAAAGCGCATAAAGCATGCCCGTCAATCATCGATTACACCGTGCTGAACGACAACGATTCCATGTTCAACACGCCGCCAACCTTCGCATGGTATCTCGCGGGGCTGGTCTTCAAATGGCTGAAAGAGCAGGGTGGCGTGGCCGCAATGGATCGTATTAATCAGGCCAAAGCCGAGCTGCTGTATGGCGTGATTGATAACAGCGATTTCTATCGTAACGACGTGGCCGCTTCTAACCGTTCCCGGATGAACGTGCCGTTCCAGCTGGCAGATAGCGCGCTGGATAAAGTGTTCCTTGAAGAGTCCTTTGCGGCAGGCCTGCATTCGCTGAAAGGCCACCGTGTCGTAGGCGGCATGCGTGCCTCTATCTATAACGCCATGCCGCTTGATGGCGTAAAAGCGTTGACGGATTTCATGGTCGAGTTCGAACGCCGCCACGGTTAA
- the ycaO gene encoding 30S ribosomal protein S12 methylthiotransferase accessory factor YcaO, whose amino-acid sequence MTQTFIPGKDAALEDSIARFQKKLTDLGFNIEEASWLNPVPNVWSVHIRDKDSALCFTNGKGATKKAALASALGEYFERLSTNYFFADFWLGDTIANGPFVHYPNEKWFPLPEDDQLPEGILDDRLRAFYDPENEVGAGMLIDLQSGNEERGICALPFTRQSDLQTVYIPMNIIGNLYVSNGMSAGNTANEARVQGLSEVFERHIKNRIIAESISLPEIPQEVLARYPGVVESIKTLEDEGFPIFAYDGSLGGKYPVICVVLFNPANGTCFASFGAHPDFGVALERTVTELLQGRGLKDLDVFTPPTFDDEEVAEHANLETHFIDSSGLISWDMFKQDADYPFADWSFAGTTEEEFATLMAIFKSEDKEVYIADYEHLDVYACRIIVPGMSDIYPAEDLLLANNSMGSHLRETILALPDSEWEQQDYLDLISQLDDEGHDDFTRVRELLGLATGKDNGWYTLRIGELKAMLALAGGDLEQALIWTEWTMEFNASIFSPERANYYRCLQTLLLLSQEEERQPLQYLNAFVRMYGAEAVDAASAALSGEAAFYGLQPVDKDLKAFPAHQALLQAYEKLQRAKAKYWQVK is encoded by the coding sequence ATGACCCAGACATTTATCCCCGGCAAAGATGCCGCCCTGGAAGACTCCATCGCCCGCTTCCAGAAAAAGCTGACCGACCTCGGTTTCAATATCGAAGAAGCCTCCTGGCTTAACCCGGTACCGAACGTTTGGTCAGTGCATATTCGCGACAAAGACAGCGCTCTGTGCTTCACCAACGGCAAAGGCGCGACCAAAAAAGCCGCGCTGGCATCCGCGCTGGGTGAATATTTTGAACGTCTGTCGACTAACTATTTCTTCGCGGACTTCTGGCTGGGCGACACCATCGCTAACGGCCCATTCGTTCATTACCCGAATGAGAAGTGGTTCCCACTGCCGGAAGACGATCAACTCCCTGAAGGTATCCTCGACGATCGCCTGCGTGCTTTCTACGATCCGGAGAATGAAGTTGGCGCGGGGATGCTTATCGATCTGCAGTCCGGCAACGAAGAGCGCGGTATCTGTGCCCTGCCGTTTACCCGCCAGTCAGACCTGCAAACCGTTTATATCCCAATGAACATCATTGGCAATCTGTATGTTTCCAACGGCATGTCCGCGGGCAACACGGCGAATGAAGCTCGCGTCCAGGGTCTCTCTGAGGTCTTTGAGCGTCATATTAAGAACCGCATCATCGCCGAAAGCATCAGCCTGCCGGAAATCCCGCAAGAGGTGCTGGCGCGCTACCCTGGCGTCGTGGAATCCATTAAGACGCTTGAAGACGAAGGTTTCCCTATCTTCGCTTACGACGGCTCTCTGGGCGGCAAATACCCGGTTATCTGCGTGGTGCTGTTTAACCCGGCAAACGGAACCTGTTTTGCTTCATTCGGCGCACACCCTGATTTTGGCGTAGCGCTGGAGCGCACCGTTACCGAGCTGCTGCAGGGCCGTGGCCTGAAAGATCTGGATGTCTTTACGCCTCCAACCTTCGATGATGAAGAGGTGGCCGAACACGCTAACCTGGAAACTCACTTCATTGATTCCAGCGGCCTGATCTCCTGGGACATGTTCAAGCAGGATGCGGACTATCCGTTTGCTGACTGGAGCTTCGCCGGCACAACAGAAGAAGAATTCGCCACGCTGATGGCTATCTTCAAGTCTGAAGATAAAGAAGTGTATATCGCCGATTACGAACACCTGGATGTCTACGCTTGCCGTATTATCGTCCCGGGCATGTCAGATATTTATCCGGCAGAAGACCTGCTGCTGGCCAACAACAGCATGGGCAGCCACCTGCGTGAAACTATCCTTGCCCTGCCGGACAGCGAATGGGAACAGCAGGACTACCTGGATCTGATTTCTCAACTGGACGATGAAGGCCACGATGACTTCACCCGCGTGCGCGAATTACTTGGTCTGGCAACCGGGAAAGATAACGGCTGGTACACGCTGCGTATTGGCGAGCTGAAAGCCATGCTGGCGCTCGCCGGCGGTGACCTTGAGCAGGCGCTGATCTGGACCGAGTGGACCATGGAGTTTAACGCCTCCATCTTTAGCCCGGAGCGCGCTAACTACTACCGCTGCCTGCAGACCCTGCTGCTGCTGTCGCAGGAAGAAGAACGCCAGCCTCTGCAATACCTGAACGCATTTGTACGCATGTATGGCGCAGAAGCCGTCGATGCCGCGAGCGCAGCGCTGAGCGGTGAAGCTGCGTTCTACGGCCTGCAGCCGGTCGACAAAGACCTGAAAGCCTTCCCGGCGCATCAGGCTTTGTTGCAGGCTTACGAAAAATTACAGCGCGCCAAAGCCAAATATTGGCAGGTAAAGTGA